In Rutidosis leptorrhynchoides isolate AG116_Rl617_1_P2 chromosome 2, CSIRO_AGI_Rlap_v1, whole genome shotgun sequence, one genomic interval encodes:
- the LOC139893286 gene encoding serine/threonine receptor-like kinase NFP encodes MKILLFFFLLHLQIFFQISSPQFLPPNTTGYACNLNQTTPSCQTYAFFRAMSPNLDLASISDLFAVSRPMIAKPSNLTSLTSPLVPNQSLFIPLTCSCNTINKTTNLSYAEVHYTIQQGDTFFLVSTNFYQNLTTYQSVEIVNPTLIPINLTIGQDVIFPIFCKCPTKTQLQNQVNYLISYVFQPFDTISSIASRFGSTTKSIVEVNGDAVSPYDTVFVPVSRLPELSQPSPTRVSVGQNRDRKSEVIGLGIGLGVCGILLIAMGSYWAHRETLWKKRVGQKRFNDVESKKFEVSDILADVSDCLDKYKVYRIEELNEATDGFDERCVIQGSVFKGCIDGKQYAIKKMKWNACEELKILQKVNHGNLVMLEGFCIDSYEGNCYLVYEYLENGSLYTRLHDNKLDRLSWRSRLRIAVDIANGLQYIHEHTRPRVVHKDITSSNILLDSHMRAKIANFGLAKSGCNAITMHIVGSPGYIAPEYLHDGVVTTKMDVFAFGVVLLELISGKEAIDKDGKVLWVQVCDNFNGNEEKYRHKLKGFIDDSLVKESCSIDNVMNVMSISIACLHKDPTRRPSMVDIVYALCKSDDLFTDLSEDGFSPHQVLAR; translated from the exons ATGAAAATACTTCTATTTTTCTTCCTCTTGCACCTTCAAATCTTTTTCCAAATTTCATCACCCCAATTCCTACCTCCAAACACAACTGGCTATGCTTGCAACCTTAACCAAACCACACCCTCTTGCCAAACCTATGCCTTCTTTAGAGCCATGAGTCCAAATCTCGATTTAGCATCGATAAGTGATCTATTCGCTGTGAGTCGTCCGATGATCGCCAAACCGAGCAACTTAACCTCTCTAACTTCACCTCTTGTCCCTAATCAATCCCTCTTTATTCCACTCACATGTTCATGCAACACAATTAACAAAACTACAAACCTCTCTTATGCTGAAGTTCACTACACCATACAACAAGGTGACACTTTTTTTCTTGTATCCACAAACTTCTATCAGAATCTCACAACTTATCAGTCTGTGGAAATTGTCAATCCTACCCTTATCCCTATAAACCTCACAATAGGTCAAGATGTAATCTTTCCAATCTTTTGTAAGTGCCCAACAAAAACCCAACTCCAGAATCAAGTGAATTATCTTATTTCTTATGTTTTTCAACCATTTGACACCATATCTTCCATTGCTTCAAGATTTGGATCAACCACAAAGTCAATAGTTGAAGTAAATGGTGATGCAGTTAGCCCTTATGACACCGTGTTTGTGCCTGTTTCTCGGCTTCCCGAGCTTTCACAGCCTTCTCCAACACGCGTTTCGGTTGGTCAAAACAGAGACAGAAAAAGTGAAGTTATAGGATTGGGAATTGGACTTGGAGTTTGTGGAATTTTATTGATTGCTATGGGTAGTTATTGGGCCCATAGAGAGACTTTATGGAAGAAGAGGGTAGGACAGAAAAGGTTTAATGATGTAGAAAGCAAGAAATTTGAAGTTAGTGATATTTTGGCTGATGTTTCAGATTGTTTGGATAAGTATAAAGTGTATAGAATTGaagagttgaatgaagcaacagatgGGTTTGATGAAAGATGTGTAATCCAAGGTTCTGTTTTTAAGGGTTGTATTGATGGAAAACAGTATGCTATCAAGAAAATGAAATGGAATGCTTGTGAAGAACTCAAGATCTTGCAAAAG GTCAACCATGGTAACTTAGTAATGTTGGAAGGATTTTGTATTGATTCATATGAAGGAAACTGTTATTTGGTTTACGAGTATCTCGAAAATGGATCTCTGTATACAAGACTACATGATAACAAGTTAGATCGGTTAAGTTGGAGAAGCCGATTAAGAATCGCCGTTGATATAGCTAACGGTCTTCAATACATCCACGAACATACTAGACCACGAGTCGTGCACAAAGATATTACAAGTAGCAACATTCTCTTGGATTCACACATGAGAGCCAAAATTGCTAATTTCGGGCTAGCTAAATCAGGATGCAATGCTATAACAATGCATATTGTGGGTTCTCCAGGTTACATCGCCCCCGAATACTTGCACGATGGCGTTGTAACGACGAAAATGGATGTTTTTGCGTTTGGAGTTGTTTTACTTGAGCTTATTTCTGGCAAGGAAGCTATTGATAAAGATGGGAAGGTTTTGTGGGTACAAGTGTGTGATAATTTCAATGGGAATGAAGAGAAATATAGACATAAGCTAAAAGGGTTTATTGATGATTCTCTTGTTAAAGAATCGTGTTCGATTGATAATGTTATGAACGTTATGTCAATCTCGATTGCTTGTTTGCATAAGGATCCTACGCGAAGACCTAGTATGGTGGATATTGTTTATGCACTCTGTAAAAGTGATGATTTGTTTACTGATCTATCGGAGGATGGTTTCTCGCCGCACCAAGTTCTGGCAAGATAG